The Planococcus halocryophilus nucleotide sequence CACCATCCTATCACCGGCAATTGACGTTACTTCTCATTGTAACAAAGAAAACCGGCTTTCTGCACTTCTTTTTCAGTTAAACGAATGCCGCACCCAATTGTTTTAAAATATCTTCTGTTCCTTCGATTCCTGCAGACAGTCGAACTACTTGTCGTGTTACACCGACTTTTTCTTTTTCTTCGGTTGAAAGAGCTCTGTGAGACGTTCCATATGGATATGATACTGTTGTTTCCACGCCTGCTAATGTTGGCACAATTTTAATCCAACCGAGTGATGAAAAGAATTTTGACACATCAACTGTTTCGGATAATTCAAACGATACTATAGCACCAACACCTGGATACCACACACGTGCTTTATCTTCTAAAAATGTCGCAATGGCTTGTGCATTTTCTGTTTGTTTTTTCATCCGCAACGCTAAAGTTTTAATCCCGCGAATTGTCAACCACGCTTCAAATGGACTCAAATTCAATCCTAAATTCACCACACGCTTTTCAGCAATGTCGATCAAATCAGCATCACCGACTAAAACACCTGCTGTGACATCGCTGTGGCCGCCGAGATACTTAGTTGCACTATGAGCAACTAAATCTGCACCAAACGTATAAGGAGTCATCGTGTAAGGCGTAGCGAAGGTATTATCAATCATGATTCGAACGCCATATTGTTTTTTCAATTCTAAAAGAGCTTCCATATTTTCAAGACGCAAAAATGGATTCGTAATCGACTCACTAAATACTAATTTCACTTCAGGAATGTCGATTAAAATCCGTTCAACTTCTATGATATCCGAAAAATCAGCAAAATGGACTTCAATTCCCATTAAAATAAGTTCTTCTTTTAGTAAATGGAACGTTCCGCCATATACATCTTGAGCCGCCAGAATATGGTCGCCTGCTTTAACAACAGACAAAATTCCAGCTAAAATCGCTGACGTTCCAGAAGATGATGAAACTCCTTTTGGAGCTTTTTCCAAATCAGCTACAGTTTGTCCTAAAGCATCTGTATTCGGGTTTGCTGTACGCGAATATAAATAAGTACCGTTTCCTTCATAATAGCCTTCAAGCTCTTCGAGAGACGAAAAAGAAAATGCAGAAGTTTGATAAAGCGGCATAACTTTCGATTGAATCGTCCGTTCTTTCATTGTTGCGGTATGTACTGATTTTGTTTCGATTGTTGTCATTGTTTCATCTCCTATTCCATTTCTTTTACTAATTGCTCCATCATAGGCGCATCCATCGGTCCTACAACTTTGTTTTGAATCCGTCCTTTTGTATCGATCATATACGAAGTTGGAATAGATACGGCTTGATAAGTAGAACCTACAGCACCTTT carries:
- a CDS encoding trans-sulfuration enzyme family protein, coding for MTTIETKSVHTATMKERTIQSKVMPLYQTSAFSFSSLEELEGYYEGNGTYLYSRTANPNTDALGQTVADLEKAPKGVSSSSGTSAILAGILSVVKAGDHILAAQDVYGGTFHLLKEELILMGIEVHFADFSDIIEVERILIDIPEVKLVFSESITNPFLRLENMEALLELKKQYGVRIMIDNTFATPYTMTPYTFGADLVAHSATKYLGGHSDVTAGVLVGDADLIDIAEKRVVNLGLNLSPFEAWLTIRGIKTLALRMKKQTENAQAIATFLEDKARVWYPGVGAIVSFELSETVDVSKFFSSLGWIKIVPTLAGVETTVSYPYGTSHRALSTEEKEKVGVTRQVVRLSAGIEGTEDILKQLGAAFV